From Parasteatoda tepidariorum isolate YZ-2023 chromosome 1, CAS_Ptep_4.0, whole genome shotgun sequence, one genomic window encodes:
- the LOC107446361 gene encoding uncharacterized protein: MALIVSNLYVYQETSDFNRKWIPSKVFVNCNGVIEVLSQNERKRDFNLSSDWDVQAPNDTVWNKVPTLPFQRSVRETFFICKKKGKEAPIWFLANSEHDRNHWFTTLAPFTQKRPLPYGDYDNWTYPDQYESESNRLTSFQRKSLTPQHRSGSYTVQETVRKSPKLQDVALSPPCRSGFYSVQESQKRSSKQHDVDSVSHVLQSESVPIKSDQNDSICCHWCGGALSCFFSIFGVCLQQCCLSVSSVVN; the protein is encoded by the exons atggCACTGATTGTCAGTAATCTGTATGTTTATCAGGAAACATCTGATTTTAATCG AAAATGGATTCCATCTAAAGTTTTTGTGAATTGCAATGGTGTTATTGAAGTTTTGtctcaaaatgaaagaaagagaGATTTTAACTTGTCAAGTGATTGGGATGTTCAAGCACCAAATGACACTGTCTGGAATAAAGTGCCCACTCTACCATTTCAAAGATCTGTtcgagaaacattttttatttgcaaaaagaaaggaaaagaagCCCCAATATGGTTTCTCGCTAATTCAGAGCATGATAG aaatcaCTGGTTTACGACTCTAGCTCCATTT actcAAAAGCGACCTTTGCCCTACGGAGATTATGACAATTGGACCTATCCTGATCAATATGAATCTGAGTCGAATCGCTTGacatcatttcaaagaaaatcaCTGACTCCCCAGCATCGGTCAGGGTCTTACACTGTACAGGAGACTGTAAGGAAGAGTCCCAAACTACAAGATGTAGCCTTATCTCCTCCATGCAGGTCAGGGTTTTATTCTGTTCAAGAGTCCCAGAAAAGGAGTTCTAAGCAGCATGATGTAGATTCTGTCTCACACGTGCTTCAATCTGAATCTGTGCCCATAAAATCTGATCAAAATGACAGCATATGCTGCCACTGGTGTGGTGGTGCTTTATCATGCTTTTTCAGTATCTTTGGTGTATGCTTACAGCAATGCTGCTTAAGTGTATCATCTGTGGTTAATTGA